The following proteins are co-located in the Deltaproteobacteria bacterium genome:
- a CDS encoding Gfo/Idh/MocA family oxidoreductase: MRIGVIGTGMMGCEHIRNLALLPGVAVSAIADPDERSRGWGRLAAGADVEIYADHRELLSRAAVDAVVIASPNHTHFAVLQDVFRTTKHVLVEKPLCTTVDDCKRVVEQAARHPAVTWVGMEYRFMRPVARLVEEVHAGAIGTLRMLAIREHRYPFLRKVGDWNRFSRNTGGTLVEKCCHFFDLMNLATRARPVRVYASGAMDVNHLDERYGGERPDILDNAFVTVDFDSGARGLLDLCMFAENSTNEMEIAATGDRGKAEAFIPAHRLVLTRRDRNEPTTIQFHVDPRAREAGAHHGSTLLEHLAFRDAIRSGAKPLVSVEDGALAVAVGAAGERSAIEKRTVELRELGL; encoded by the coding sequence ATCCGCATCGGTGTGATCGGCACCGGCATGATGGGCTGCGAGCACATCCGCAACCTGGCGCTGCTTCCCGGCGTCGCGGTCAGCGCGATCGCCGATCCCGACGAGCGAAGCCGCGGCTGGGGCCGGCTCGCCGCGGGCGCCGACGTGGAGATCTACGCCGACCACCGCGAGCTGCTCTCGAGAGCCGCGGTCGACGCGGTGGTGATCGCCTCGCCCAATCACACCCACTTCGCAGTGCTGCAGGACGTGTTCCGCACCACGAAGCACGTGCTGGTCGAAAAGCCGCTCTGCACCACCGTCGACGACTGCAAGCGCGTGGTCGAGCAGGCCGCGCGGCACCCGGCCGTGACCTGGGTGGGGATGGAGTACCGCTTCATGCGGCCGGTCGCGCGCCTGGTCGAGGAGGTGCACGCGGGCGCGATCGGAACCCTGCGCATGCTGGCGATCCGCGAGCACCGCTACCCGTTCCTGCGCAAGGTCGGCGACTGGAACCGCTTCTCGCGCAACACCGGCGGCACGCTGGTCGAGAAGTGCTGCCATTTCTTCGACCTGATGAACCTGGCGACGCGCGCCCGCCCGGTGCGCGTGTACGCGTCGGGCGCGATGGACGTGAACCATCTGGACGAGCGCTACGGCGGGGAGCGGCCCGACATCCTCGACAACGCCTTCGTCACGGTCGACTTCGACTCCGGCGCGCGGGGCTTGCTCGACCTGTGCATGTTCGCCGAGAACTCGACGAACGAGATGGAGATCGCCGCGACCGGCGACCGCGGCAAGGCCGAGGCGTTCATCCCCGCGCACCGGCTCGTGCTCACCCGGCGCGACCGGAACGAGCCGACGACGATCCAGTTCCACGTCGATCCGCGAGCCCGGGAAGCGGGCGCGCACCACGGCTCGACGCTGCTCGAGCATCTCGCGTTCCGCGACGCGATCCGCAGCGGCGCGAAGCCGCTGGTCTCGGTCGAGGACGGCGCGCTCGCCGTCGCCGTGGGCGCGGCCGGCGAGAGGAGCGCGATCGAGAAGCGCACCGTCGAGCTGCGCGAGCTCGGGCTCTAG
- a CDS encoding NYN domain-containing protein, translating to MASSPGAETKNIAVYIDLENVAIGYRDARYKIFDVQLVLRRMIEKGNVVTRRAYADWTRYPDYRRPLHEAGVELIEMPGSKLTGKNSADIKMVVDALELSHTKPHIDTFTIVSGDSDFSPLVAKLRENNRHTIGCGVKNSTSPMFIEHCDEFIYYDDLVRKTVEREKKPLPKAKELPKKQREAFDLLIESVEALLRENREAHSSLVKETMKRKNPGVNEEYHGYRSFNRLLEDAQKQKLIVIHKDARSGTYVIDEVLYEAS from the coding sequence ATGGCCAGCAGCCCGGGCGCCGAGACCAAGAACATCGCGGTGTACATCGATCTCGAGAACGTCGCGATCGGCTACCGCGACGCGCGCTACAAGATCTTCGACGTGCAGCTCGTGCTGCGGCGGATGATCGAGAAGGGCAACGTGGTCACCCGCCGGGCCTACGCGGACTGGACTCGCTACCCCGACTACCGCCGGCCGCTGCACGAGGCGGGGGTCGAGCTGATCGAGATGCCGGGCTCCAAGCTCACCGGCAAGAACAGCGCCGACATCAAGATGGTCGTGGACGCGCTCGAGCTCTCGCACACCAAGCCGCACATCGACACGTTCACGATCGTGTCGGGCGATTCGGATTTCTCGCCGCTGGTCGCGAAGCTGCGCGAGAACAACCGGCACACGATCGGCTGCGGGGTCAAGAACTCGACCTCGCCCATGTTCATCGAGCACTGCGACGAGTTCATCTACTACGACGACCTGGTGCGCAAGACCGTCGAGCGCGAGAAGAAGCCGCTGCCGAAGGCCAAGGAGCTGCCGAAGAAGCAGCGCGAGGCGTTCGACCTGCTGATCGAGTCGGTCGAGGCGCTGCTGCGCGAGAACCGCGAGGCGCACTCGTCGCTCGTGAAGGAGACGATGAAGCGCAAGAACCCCGGTGTCAACGAGGAGTACCACGGCTACCGCTCGTTCAACCGGCTGCTCGAGGACGCGCAGAAGCAGAAGCTGATCGTGATCCACAAGGACGCGAGAAGCGGAACCTACGTGATCGACGAGGTCCTCTACGAGGCGAGCTGA
- a CDS encoding DUF1924 domain-containing protein: protein MRSTILVAAALALGALPARAERPADFEAAFAAEARNADPAFAGFSAARGQSFYASTHGGDWSCSTCHGGDPSAAGQHAVTGQRIEPLAPAANAKRFSRTASVEKWFRRNCNDVLKRPCTAQEKGDLLVWLMGASAGAGGAR from the coding sequence ATGCGATCCACGATCCTGGTCGCCGCGGCGCTCGCGCTCGGCGCCCTTCCCGCGCGCGCCGAGCGGCCCGCGGACTTCGAAGCCGCGTTCGCGGCCGAAGCCCGGAACGCCGACCCCGCGTTCGCCGGCTTCTCGGCGGCGCGCGGCCAGTCCTTCTACGCGTCCACGCACGGCGGCGACTGGAGCTGCTCGACCTGCCACGGCGGCGATCCGAGCGCGGCCGGCCAGCACGCCGTCACCGGCCAGCGGATCGAGCCGCTCGCGCCCGCCGCGAACGCGAAGCGCTTCAGCCGGACCGCTTCGGTCGAGAAGTGGTTCCGGCGCAACTGCAACGACGTGCTGAAGCGCCCCTGCACGGCGCAGGAGAAGGGCGACCTGCTGGTCTGGCTCATGGGCGCGAGCGCGGGCGCGGGGGGTGCGCGATGA
- a CDS encoding cytochrome C: protein MKRITRRLILSAAAGAIAVAAGAGASESQRAPLPSEYVEECGSCHVAFPARMLDAASWRAVLAGLDRHFGVDASADAETLEPIRAYLSQAARSRPTASGGEPLLRITETRWFRHEHDEVPARLRSGPEAVPLSNCAACHRNAAQGSYSERSLELPRKGGSK from the coding sequence ATGAAGCGCATCACTCGCCGCCTGATCCTCTCGGCCGCCGCGGGCGCGATCGCGGTCGCGGCCGGCGCGGGCGCATCGGAGTCGCAGCGAGCGCCGCTCCCGTCCGAGTACGTGGAGGAGTGCGGGTCCTGCCACGTCGCGTTTCCGGCGCGGATGCTCGACGCCGCCTCGTGGCGCGCGGTCCTCGCCGGGCTCGACCGGCACTTCGGCGTCGACGCCAGCGCGGATGCGGAGACGCTCGAGCCGATCCGCGCCTACCTGTCGCAAGCCGCGCGCTCCCGACCGACCGCGAGCGGCGGCGAGCCGCTGCTGCGCATCACCGAAACGCGCTGGTTCCGCCACGAGCACGACGAGGTGCCGGCGCGCCTGCGCAGCGGACCGGAGGCGGTCCCGCTCTCGAACTGCGCGGCCTGCCACCGCAACGCCGCGCAGGGCTCCTACTCAGAACGCAGCCTCGAGCTGCCGCGGAAGGGAGGTTCGAAATGA
- a CDS encoding cytochrome B, which produces MNDRVLVWDLPLRVFHWVLAASFAGAFLTAESERLRDLHLLFGYTFAAAIAFRLVWGFIGTRHARFSSLRYGPDDVRRYLVSLVQGRAEPHAGHSPVGMVMIPLLLGLGIAVAASGWAVYSDLGGEWLEEAHEAAAGVMLAVVIGHVFGVVVVSALQRENLALALVTGRKRGAPNEAIRSARPIAALLLLVALAGLWLPGIIAREQRLAEQARGAPFAAAGENAGARASHRD; this is translated from the coding sequence ATGAACGACCGGGTTCTCGTCTGGGATCTGCCGCTTCGGGTCTTCCACTGGGTGCTGGCCGCGAGCTTCGCCGGCGCGTTCCTGACCGCCGAGAGCGAGCGGCTGCGCGACCTGCACCTGCTCTTCGGGTACACGTTCGCCGCAGCGATCGCGTTCCGCCTGGTGTGGGGCTTCATCGGCACGCGCCACGCGCGCTTCTCGTCGCTGCGCTACGGGCCAGACGACGTGCGTCGCTACCTGGTGTCGCTCGTGCAGGGTCGGGCCGAGCCGCATGCCGGCCACAGTCCCGTCGGGATGGTGATGATTCCCCTGCTGCTCGGGCTCGGAATCGCCGTCGCGGCTTCGGGATGGGCGGTCTACTCGGACCTGGGCGGCGAGTGGCTGGAGGAGGCGCACGAGGCCGCGGCCGGAGTCATGCTGGCGGTGGTGATCGGGCACGTGTTCGGCGTCGTGGTGGTGAGCGCGCTGCAGCGCGAGAACCTGGCGCTCGCGCTCGTCACCGGGCGCAAGCGCGGGGCGCCGAACGAGGCGATCCGCAGCGCTCGGCCGATCGCTGCGCTTCTGCTCCTCGTCGCGCTGGCGGGTCTGTGGCTGCCGGGGATCATTGCCAGGGAACAGCGGCTGGCGGAGCAGGCGCGCGGCGCGCCGTTCGCGGCCGCGGGTGAGAATGCGGGAGCGCGCGCGAGTCACCGCGACTGA
- a CDS encoding response regulator transcription factor, with product MRVLVVEDDRLLGDALRIGLSQAGFTADWVRDGDAGLEALAGDPFAAVVLDLGLPKLSGLELLKRLRAAGNAVPVLILTARDAVPDRIAGLDAGADDYLVKPVDLRELAARLRALVRRSAGRAAPLLCVGPLEIDPSAHSVRFRGRPVDLPVREFALLHELARSAGRVLAKDQLAERVYGWGEQVESNAIEVHVHHLRRKLAPEVIATVRGVGYLLPKDLR from the coding sequence ATGCGGGTGCTCGTCGTCGAAGACGATCGATTGCTCGGCGACGCGCTCCGCATCGGCCTGTCGCAGGCCGGCTTCACGGCGGACTGGGTGCGGGACGGCGACGCGGGGCTCGAGGCGCTCGCGGGCGATCCGTTCGCGGCGGTCGTGCTCGACCTGGGGCTTCCGAAGCTCTCCGGGCTGGAGCTGCTGAAGCGCCTGCGCGCGGCGGGCAACGCCGTTCCGGTGCTGATCCTGACCGCGCGCGACGCCGTTCCGGACCGCATCGCGGGCCTCGACGCGGGCGCCGACGACTATCTGGTGAAGCCCGTCGATCTGCGCGAGCTCGCCGCGCGGCTGCGCGCTCTGGTCCGGCGCTCCGCCGGACGAGCGGCGCCGTTGCTCTGCGTCGGTCCGCTCGAGATCGACCCATCCGCTCACTCGGTTCGCTTCCGCGGCCGCCCGGTCGATCTTCCGGTTCGCGAATTCGCGCTCCTGCACGAGTTGGCCCGAAGCGCGGGGCGCGTGCTCGCGAAGGATCAGCTCGCCGAGCGGGTGTACGGCTGGGGGGAGCAGGTCGAGTCGAACGCGATCGAGGTGCACGTGCACCACCTGCGACGCAAGCTCGCACCCGAGGTGATCGCGACGGTTCGCGGCGTCGGCTACCTGCTGCCCAAGGATCTGCGATGA
- a CDS encoding two-component sensor histidine kinase: MSRDDSLRGRLIGAVLGAVALVWIGVSLAGWLRSRHELDELFDAHLAQSAALLVAQISGDGADDDDHDDELDLEHAPVLHRYARSVAFQVWERGRTLRLHSKNAPRTRLSAKETGFSHVRIDGVRWRVFSTWALERRVLVQMAERVGAREAVSAQIARHLLLPLVIGLPLLGAGLLLAIGRALAPLRALADAVAARDPRRLEPVAVDRVPREARPLVDRLNDLFARIAASLERERAFTADAAHELRTPLAAIRAQAQVALASRSDAERAHALDQVISGCDRAARLSEQLLTLARLEAEEFREGLAPCELGSVAREALAELAPAAHSRGLSLELRAEQPVTVQGDAPLLQVLLRNLVDNALRYGAGGGVVQVEVGVGESHAWLRVVDRGPGIPAEERARVLDRFYRGLGNDEGGAGLGLAIAARIAALHGAALELDAGPDGSGLAVTLRWPAPALRSRR, translated from the coding sequence ATGAGCCGGGACGACTCGCTGCGCGGGCGGCTGATCGGCGCCGTGCTCGGAGCGGTGGCGCTGGTGTGGATCGGCGTGTCGCTCGCGGGCTGGCTGCGATCGCGCCACGAGCTCGACGAGCTCTTCGACGCCCACCTCGCGCAGTCCGCCGCGCTGCTCGTCGCGCAGATCTCCGGCGACGGCGCGGACGACGACGACCACGACGACGAGCTCGACCTGGAGCACGCGCCCGTGCTGCACCGCTACGCGCGAAGCGTCGCGTTCCAGGTCTGGGAGCGCGGGCGCACGCTCCGCCTGCACTCGAAGAACGCTCCGCGCACGCGGCTCTCGGCGAAGGAGACCGGCTTCAGCCACGTCCGGATCGACGGCGTGCGCTGGCGGGTCTTCAGCACCTGGGCGCTCGAACGCCGCGTGCTGGTGCAGATGGCGGAGCGGGTCGGCGCGCGCGAAGCGGTGAGCGCGCAGATCGCGCGGCACCTGCTCCTGCCGCTCGTGATCGGGCTGCCGCTGCTCGGCGCGGGGCTGCTGCTCGCGATCGGACGCGCACTGGCTCCGCTGCGGGCGCTCGCCGACGCGGTCGCCGCGCGAGATCCGCGCCGCCTCGAGCCCGTCGCGGTCGATCGGGTTCCGCGCGAGGCACGTCCGCTGGTCGATCGCTTGAACGATCTCTTCGCGCGAATCGCGGCCTCGCTCGAACGGGAGCGCGCCTTCACCGCCGACGCCGCACACGAGCTGCGCACGCCGCTCGCGGCGATCCGCGCCCAGGCGCAGGTGGCGCTCGCCTCGCGAAGCGACGCCGAGCGCGCGCATGCGCTCGATCAGGTGATCTCCGGCTGCGACCGCGCGGCGCGGCTCTCCGAGCAGCTCCTCACGCTCGCGCGACTCGAGGCCGAGGAGTTCCGCGAGGGGCTCGCCCCCTGCGAGCTCGGCTCCGTCGCGCGCGAGGCGCTCGCCGAGCTGGCACCGGCCGCGCATTCGCGGGGGCTGTCGCTCGAGCTCCGCGCCGAGCAGCCGGTCACGGTGCAAGGCGACGCGCCGCTGCTGCAGGTGCTGCTGCGAAATCTGGTCGACAACGCGCTCCGCTATGGCGCCGGCGGAGGCGTCGTGCAGGTCGAGGTCGGGGTCGGCGAGTCGCACGCCTGGCTGCGCGTCGTGGACCGGGGACCGGGAATCCCTGCGGAAGAGCGCGCGCGAGTCCTCGATCGCTTCTACCGCGGCCTCGGCAACGACGAGGGCGGCGCGGGCCTGGGCCTTGCGATCGCGGCGCGGATCGCAGCGCTGCACGGAGCCGCGCTCGAGCTCGACGCGGGGCCGGACGGGAGCGGGCTCGCGGTGACTCTGCGCTGGCCGGCGCCAGCGCTCAGAAGTCGACGCTGA
- a CDS encoding TonB-dependent receptor: MAALLAVASCDASAQEPTPLDEVVVTAPKPDEPPPKSTRIGEPELAARRASASDSARLLQDVPGVTLNGAGGISSLPAIHGLADDRLRIQVDGMDVTSACPNHMNSPLSYISPTQVQRVTVFAGLTPVSAGGNSIGGTIQVESAAPEFASSADELLVRGHLGGFLRSNGNGIGYDVATSIAGTGSSVSYSESTARSDDYFAGDEFKAPGLAAPLRGWLDGDEVGSSAYDGTTNRNVGLALRHEGHLLRLDLGRQNVGFEGFPNQRMDMTSNENRLANLRYAGQFDWGTLDLRVFDQDTRHAMDMGDDRFFYGFGMPMDSESTNRGAHSKASLELSDRHTLGVGGEYLTYRLDDWWSPVGSSGSMCCEKFWNVRDGEQSRLGVYAEWQADWSPQWLSLVGARVDRVASDAGDVQGYNDVMAMWSADAAAFNARDHRRADTHVDVAVLLRYVPSQTLTFEGGYARKTRSPNLYERYAWSTSAMAALMNNFVGDGNGYIGRVDLEPETAHSVSASGELHDAEQAAWSLRATLYATKVNDYIDAIRCDFGQCSAANATATDAFVLLQYANQSALLYGADLSGHWLVTRSDRLGSFTLRGTLGWVRGENRDTDDDLYNIMPLHGKLALVHELGGFRTAVEFGAVESKTRTSSVRNEMQTGHYSLLDLRSSYAFEHARVDVSIENVFDRFYSLPLGGAYLGQGLSMSSFTIPWGTPVPGAGRSINVALSVDF, translated from the coding sequence CTGGCCGCGCTTCTCGCCGTCGCGTCCTGCGACGCCTCGGCGCAGGAGCCGACGCCGCTCGACGAGGTCGTGGTCACCGCCCCCAAGCCCGACGAGCCGCCTCCGAAAAGCACGCGCATCGGCGAGCCGGAGCTCGCCGCGCGCCGCGCCTCCGCGAGCGACAGCGCTCGCCTGCTGCAGGACGTTCCCGGCGTGACCCTGAATGGCGCGGGCGGCATCTCGAGCCTGCCTGCGATCCACGGCCTGGCCGACGACCGGCTGCGCATCCAGGTGGACGGCATGGACGTGACGTCCGCGTGTCCCAACCACATGAACTCGCCGCTCTCGTACATCAGCCCGACGCAGGTGCAACGCGTCACGGTGTTCGCCGGGCTCACGCCGGTGAGCGCGGGAGGGAACAGCATCGGCGGCACGATCCAGGTCGAGTCCGCTGCGCCCGAGTTCGCAAGCAGCGCGGACGAGCTCCTCGTCCGCGGCCATCTCGGCGGCTTCTTGCGCAGCAACGGCAACGGCATCGGCTACGACGTCGCGACGTCGATCGCGGGCACGGGCTCGAGCGTCTCGTACAGCGAGTCCACCGCGCGCTCCGACGACTACTTCGCGGGCGACGAGTTCAAGGCGCCGGGTCTCGCGGCGCCGCTGCGCGGCTGGCTGGACGGCGACGAAGTCGGATCGAGCGCGTACGACGGGACCACGAACCGGAACGTCGGCCTCGCGCTCCGGCACGAGGGCCATCTTCTGCGCCTCGACCTGGGCCGGCAGAACGTCGGCTTCGAGGGCTTCCCGAACCAGCGCATGGACATGACTTCGAACGAGAACCGGCTGGCGAACCTGCGCTACGCGGGGCAGTTCGACTGGGGGACGCTCGACCTGCGCGTCTTCGACCAGGACACCCGCCACGCGATGGACATGGGCGACGACCGCTTCTTCTACGGCTTCGGCATGCCGATGGACTCGGAGTCGACCAATCGGGGCGCGCATTCGAAGGCGAGCCTCGAGCTCTCCGATCGCCACACGCTGGGCGTGGGAGGCGAGTACCTGACGTACCGACTCGACGACTGGTGGTCGCCGGTCGGGAGCAGCGGCTCGATGTGCTGCGAGAAGTTCTGGAACGTGCGGGACGGCGAGCAGAGCCGGCTCGGCGTCTACGCGGAGTGGCAGGCCGACTGGAGCCCGCAGTGGCTGAGCCTGGTCGGAGCCCGCGTGGACCGGGTCGCTTCCGACGCCGGCGACGTGCAGGGCTACAACGACGTCATGGCGATGTGGAGCGCGGATGCTGCGGCGTTCAACGCGCGCGACCACCGCCGCGCCGACACGCACGTCGACGTGGCGGTGCTGCTTCGCTACGTGCCGAGCCAGACGCTCACGTTCGAGGGCGGCTACGCGCGGAAGACCCGCTCGCCGAACCTGTACGAGCGCTACGCGTGGTCGACGAGCGCGATGGCCGCGCTGATGAACAACTTCGTCGGCGATGGCAACGGCTACATCGGCCGCGTCGATCTCGAGCCGGAGACGGCCCACAGCGTGAGCGCCTCGGGCGAGCTGCACGACGCGGAACAGGCCGCCTGGAGCCTGAGGGCGACGCTCTACGCGACCAAGGTCAACGACTACATCGACGCGATTCGCTGTGACTTCGGCCAGTGCAGCGCTGCGAACGCGACGGCGACCGACGCGTTCGTCCTGCTGCAGTACGCGAATCAGTCCGCTTTGCTCTACGGGGCCGACCTCTCGGGTCACTGGCTCGTGACTCGCTCCGACCGTCTCGGGAGCTTCACGCTGCGCGGCACGCTCGGCTGGGTGCGCGGAGAGAACCGCGACACCGACGACGACCTCTACAACATCATGCCGCTGCACGGAAAGCTCGCGCTGGTGCACGAGCTCGGCGGCTTTCGCACGGCCGTCGAGTTCGGCGCGGTGGAGTCCAAGACGAGGACCTCGTCGGTTCGAAACGAAATGCAGACCGGCCACTACTCGCTGCTCGATCTTCGCAGCAGCTACGCGTTCGAGCACGCCCGCGTCGACGTGAGCATCGAGAACGTCTTCGACCGCTTCTACTCGCTGCCGCTCGGCGGCGCCTACCTCGGTCAGGGCTTGTCGATGTCGAGCTTCACCATCCCGTGGGGAACTCCCGTCCCGGGCGCGGGGCGCTCGATCAACGTCGCGCTCAGCGTCGACTTCTGA
- a CDS encoding PEP-CTERM sorting domain-containing protein yields the protein MRRAILISGWLALLAAAPSAEAAVTTYVVVVTFHEPDTQPNDTIFTGTFVFDDALHQVSNLQGRLTESMTGLPSGGGMNELVLSHQLSSVYDSALGGWLVTAFLNNSTNTLSTLGGGNGWAPGSGYGLYYGYPGANPGNAYVRIFVDTANPLAPATQARINKLAYADCAPGGMMSATCMTGTTVAGYGTIGTMGGYPVSQTITPAPAVPLFPYGAELTPSHRPAAR from the coding sequence ATGAGACGGGCCATCCTGATTTCGGGATGGCTCGCGCTGCTCGCCGCCGCCCCGAGCGCGGAGGCGGCGGTCACGACCTACGTCGTGGTCGTGACCTTTCACGAGCCCGACACCCAGCCCAACGACACGATCTTCACGGGCACGTTCGTGTTCGACGACGCGCTTCACCAGGTGTCGAACCTGCAGGGTCGACTCACCGAGTCCATGACCGGGCTGCCGAGCGGCGGGGGCATGAACGAGCTGGTGCTCTCTCACCAGCTCTCGTCGGTCTACGACTCCGCGCTCGGCGGTTGGCTCGTGACCGCGTTTCTGAACAACTCGACGAACACGCTGTCGACGCTGGGCGGCGGCAATGGCTGGGCGCCGGGCAGCGGCTACGGGCTCTACTACGGCTACCCCGGCGCCAACCCCGGCAACGCCTACGTGCGCATCTTCGTCGACACGGCGAATCCCCTGGCTCCTGCGACGCAAGCCCGGATCAACAAGCTCGCGTACGCGGACTGCGCGCCCGGAGGGATGATGAGCGCGACCTGCATGACGGGAACGACGGTGGCGGGGTACGGGACGATCGGAACGATGGGCGGGTACCCCGTCTCGCAGACCATCACGCCCGCGCCGGCCGTCCCCCTCTTTCCGTACGGCGCTGAACTCACACCGAGTCACCGTCCCGCGGCGCGGTGA
- a CDS encoding PEP-CTERM sorting domain-containing protein, whose amino-acid sequence MFRDETRKLHRNRWIVPLAFLALLGHSDAAGAAAMPPSWMPMTMLVVSYDTSLQRLDVQDQAAPVTLAVNTNGMGMPDASATTFADFDPAEPWSVLQNSAFSRRLGWWAGTGSASIALEGSIEDAFGPDASIWIESISISPGLESYLAIGAYGVNANNTMVVDPNANGYTGIFGTAGSSTRWQWDYQMDHNAYAVPVAHLLPNQSYSAMYRVYIGDAAGDEIAAAIGASTIETWTWVAPASIPVPEPATAGLALAGLGALLAFGRRRA is encoded by the coding sequence ATGTTCCGAGACGAGACCCGCAAGCTACACAGAAATCGGTGGATCGTTCCGCTCGCGTTCCTGGCCCTGCTCGGCCACTCCGACGCGGCCGGCGCCGCCGCCATGCCGCCGTCGTGGATGCCCATGACGATGCTGGTCGTCTCCTACGACACGTCCCTGCAGCGCCTCGACGTGCAGGACCAGGCCGCGCCCGTGACGCTCGCGGTCAATACGAACGGCATGGGCATGCCGGACGCGAGCGCGACCACGTTCGCGGACTTCGATCCGGCCGAGCCGTGGTCGGTGCTGCAGAACAGCGCGTTCAGCCGGCGGCTCGGCTGGTGGGCCGGAACCGGGTCCGCGTCGATCGCGCTCGAGGGGAGCATCGAGGACGCGTTCGGCCCCGACGCCAGCATCTGGATCGAGTCGATCTCGATCTCGCCGGGCTTGGAGAGCTACCTCGCCATCGGTGCCTACGGCGTGAACGCCAACAACACGATGGTCGTCGATCCCAATGCCAACGGCTACACGGGGATCTTCGGCACCGCGGGAAGCAGCACGCGCTGGCAGTGGGACTACCAGATGGACCACAACGCCTACGCCGTGCCCGTGGCGCATCTGCTGCCGAATCAGTCCTACTCGGCCATGTACCGGGTCTACATCGGCGATGCGGCCGGCGACGAGATCGCCGCCGCGATCGGCGCGAGCACGATCGAGACCTGGACCTGGGTCGCGCCCGCCTCGATTCCGGTGCCGGAGCCCGCGACCGCTGGCCTTGCGCTCGCGGGTCTGGGGGCTCTTCTCGCGTTCGGACGTCGTCGGGCATGA